The following nucleotide sequence is from Jatrophihabitans sp..
GCAGCTCGGCGATGATCTTGGCGAACTCGGCGTCGGTGTCGATGCCGGCCAGCGGGTCCGGCGGCGGCTCCTCGCGGTCGCGATAGCGGTGCTGGGCCACCTCGATTCCCAGTTCGGAGGCGATCTCGGTCAGCACCTGGCGGGCCTCGGACGTCTGGTCGGCGGCCACGTACAGCCGGTCGGCGGTCACCGGGTCACTGGTCGGCGTCGGCTCGACGTAGGCGGGCACGTCGCGCAGGCCGAGCACGTCGAGCAGGTGGTCGGCCAGTCGCGGGTCGACGTCGGCCACCGGGGAGAACTTGTCCGAGTCCAGGCCGTTGTCTCGGCGGCCCCGGTGCGAGGCGGGTGAGCTCACTAGTCACCGACGCCGGTGCGGGTGTGCTGGGAGATGAAGTCGACGCTGCCGGTGAAGATCAGCTCGGCGTCGTTGTCGAGGGTCGCCACGTGGTAGCTGTCGGGCAGGCTGACCTCGCGCACGGTGGTGGAGGTGGCGCCGTCGTGCAGCAACTTGCCCGACAGCGCGTCGACCACGTGGTCCTCGGCGGAGTGGAAGTACAGGATCGGCACGGTGATCTTTGCCAGGTCGGCGATCACCAGCCGCCACATCGCCTGCATCGAGACGAAAGCCCGCAGCGGCGTGCGGTCATAGGCGAGCTCGGTGACACCGGCCTTCTTGATGTCGCTGCCGATGCCCGGGCGCGAGGGGAGCGCCCGGGCCACGTACTTGGCCAGAGCCGCGTCCTTGCGCATGGTGCCGTAGGCCACGTTGACCAGCACCAGCCCGCCCAGCTTGCTCGACGGCTGGCCGGCGAGGTCCTCGGCGAGCCGGGTGACCAGGCTGCCGCCCATCGACAGCCCGCAGGCGAACACGGTGTCGCAGCGGGCGGCGAGCTCGTCGTAGCCGCGTCGGATCTCGGCGTACCAGTCGGTCCAGGGGGTGGCGTTCAGCTCCTGCCAGGTGGTGCCGTGCCCCGGCAGGCGCGGCAAACGCACCGAATAGCCCTGCGCTGCCAGATGCTCGGCCCAGGGCCGCATGCTCTGGGGCGTGCCCGTGAAACCGTGGCTGATCAGCACTCCGGTCCGGCCGGCGGCGCCGTCGCCGTCGACTGCGAACGGCTCGGCTCCTGCGAGGATCGGCACGCGTGATCTCCTTCTGCGCGATAGCTGGCTCTCATCATGCCGTGACGGGTCCGTCCTGGCGAGTCCTCGCCTGCTCCTCCCGACGCGCTGGCGCTTGATTGTCGCCCGCCTGTCGGCCGGACTAAGGTCAGAACACCCGATCGGTTCGGTGATCTGCGCTGGAGGTGCTGAGTGCTGTACTGGTTTCTGAAGAACGTCGCGCTCGGTCCATGGCTGCGGACGATCTGGCGACCCTACGTCGAGGGCGCTGAGAACGTGCCGGAGACCGGCGGCGCGATCCTGGCCAGCAACCACCTGTCGTTCTGCGACTCGTTCTTCATGCCGCTGGTAGTCAAGCGGCGGGTCACCTTTCTGGCCAAGGCGGAGTACTTCACCACCCCCGGGCTCAAGGGCCGGCTGACCGCGATGTTCTTCGCCGCCGCCGGCCAGGTGCCCATCGACCGGGACGACGCCGACGCCGCCAGGGGGGCGCTGACCGCCGGCGTCCGGATCCTGCGCAGAGGCGAGCTGCTCGGCATCTACCCCGAGGGCACCCGGTCACCGGACGGCCGGCTGTACAAGGGCAAGACCGGGGTCGCCCGGATGGCCCTGGAAGCGGGCGTGCCGGTGATCCCGGTGGCCATGATCGACACCGAGAAGATGATGCCGACCGGACGCAAGCTGCCGCACCTGCGCCCGCGGCCCGGGGTCCGGTTCGGCAAGCCGCTGGACTTCTCACGTTATGAGGGGCTGGCCGGTGACCGGTTCGTCGAACGGTCGATGACCGACGAGATCCTCTATGAGCTGATGCAGCTGTCGGGCCAGGAGTACGTCGACACCTACGCGAGCAAGGTGAAGCTGCAGACAGGCGCCAACCTCGGATTCGGCGCCAAGAAGGGCCTAGCCCACCCCGACGCGGTCGGCAGCACCTCCGATGACCGGTTGCCGGTCGAGCGAGCCGGCTGAGGCGAGCCGGCGACCACGTGCGCTACTTCTACGACTGCGAGTTCATCGAGGACGGCCGGACGATCTCGCTGGTGTCGATCGGATTCGTCGACGAGAATGGCCGGGAGTTCTACGCCGTCTCGACCGAGTTCGACCCCGACCGGGCGATCGACTGGGTGCGCAAGCACGTGCTCAACCAGCTGCCCTCGCCCGCTGACCCGGCCTGGCGGTCCCGGACGCGCATCCGCGATGACCTGCTGGCCTACCTGACCGAGCCGGGCGAGCCGATCGAGCTGTGGGCGTGGATGGCCAGCTACGACCACGTCGCGCTTGCCCAGCTATGGGGCGACATGCGCGCGCTGCCCCGCCAGATCCCCCGGTTCACCCACGAGCTGCGCCAGCTCTGGGAGGCGGCGGGGTCACCGCCGTTGCCCGGCGCCGGCGCCGACGTCCACGACGCGCTGGCTGACGCCCGGCACAACCTGGCCCGCTGGAAGCTGATCACCGGCGCCGTCGCGCCGGGCGCCGCCGGCGGTCGCTAAGCTCGAAATCCCGACAGCGCCGTCGATCCGCCCGCCCGCCAGCCGACTCCACGAAGTCGCTCCGCAGTCGCTTGTCAGCCGCCAGGAAAGGACCGCACAGATGCGCATCGGTGTATTGACCGGCGGGGGAGACTGCCCCGGCCTGAACGCCGTGATCCGGGCCGTGGTGCGCAAAGGGGCCGGGGTGTTCGGCTACGAGTTCGTCGGGTTCCGCGACGGCTGGAAGGGCCCGCTGGAGGGCCTGACCATGCCGTTGGGCATCACTGAGGTCCGCGGCATCCTGCCGCGTGGCGGCACCATCCTGGGGTCCTCGCGGACCAACCCGTTCAAGATCGACGGCGGGGTGGAGAAGATCCGCGAGAACCTGCACAGCTTCGGCGTCGACGCCCTGATCGCGATCGGCGGCGAGGACACCTTGGGAGTGGCCACCCAGCTGCACGAGCACGGCGTGAACGTCATCGGCGTGCCCAAGACCATCGACAACGACCTCAACGCCACCGACTACACCTTCGGCTTCGACACCGCGGTGAACATCGCGATGGAGGCCATCGACCGGCTGCACACCACCGCTGAGTCACATCACCGGGCACTCATCGTGGAGGTGATGGGCCGGCACGCCGGCTGGATCGCCCTGCACGCAGGCATTGCCGGGGGCGCCAACGTGATCCTGATCCCCGAGCAGCGCTTCTCGATCGAGCGGGTGTGCGCTTATGTGGAAAGCCGATTCGAGTCTCACTACGCCCCGATCGTCGTGATCGCCGAGGGCGCGATGCCCTTGGAGGGTGAGATGCGCACCCTGGAGAAGGAGGTCGACGCCTTCGGCCACGCCCGGCTCGGCGGCATCGGCGACTGGCTGGCCTCGGAGATCGAGCGCCGCACCGGCAAGGAGGCCCGGACCACGGTGCTGGGCCACATCCAGCGCGGCGGCACCCCGACCGCCTTCGACCGGGTGCTGGCCACCCGGTTCGGCCTGCACGCCATCGACGCGGCGCACGCCGGTGACTGGGGCAAGATGGTGGCGCTCAGCGGCACCGAGATCGTCCGGGTGCCCTTGGCAGAGGCCACGAAGACCCTGAAAACGGTCCCGAATGAGTTTTACTCCGAAGCAGAAGTGTTCTTCGGCTGACCCGGTCGAGGCCGGCCTCACCAACCGAGGCGTCTTGCCACCCCTGCGAACTAGGTAGTGTTTGACCGTGACCTCAACCGTCGAGTCCGCCGACGCCGACCTGGGATTAGACGCCTGGCGCGAGCTGACCGCCGCGCAGCAGCCGAACTGGCCCGATCAGGCAGCGCTTCGCGAGGTGGCCGACCACCTGTCCCAACTGCCGCCGCTGGTGGTGGCAGACGAGATCGACGCGCTGACCTCCCGGCTGGCGCAGGTCGCGCGAGGTGAGGCGTTCCTGCTGCAGGGCGGTGACTGCGCCGAGACGTTTGCGACCTCGTCGCAGGCCGACATCGCCGGCAAGGTCCGGGTGCTGCTGCAGATGGCGGTGGTGCTCACCTACGGCGCCTCGATGCCGGTGGTGAAGGTGGGCCGGATGGCCGGCCAGTACGCCAAGCCGCGCTCGACCGACCTGGACGCCTTCGGGCTGCCGTCCTACCGCGGCGACATGGTGAATGAGATGAGCGGCGACCTGGCAGCCCGTACGCCCGATCCGCGCCGGATCCTGCGGGCCTACTCGACGGCCGCCTCGACGCTGAACCTGCTGCGGGCCTACGCCGGCGGCGGGCTGGCCTCGCTGGAGAAGGTGCACGCCTGGAACACCGCCTTCGCCCGCAACACCGAGACCGGCATCCGGTACGAGCAGCTGGCCGCCGAGATCGACCGGGCCGTCCGGTTCATGCGGGCCTGCGGGGTGCACGACGCGGTGCTCGAGGGCGTGGAGCTCTACGCCAGCCACGAGGCGCTGATCCTGGAGTACGAGCGCGCGCTGACCAAGGTCGAGAACCACCGCGCCTATGACCTGTCGGCCCACTTCGTCTGGGTCGGCGAGCGCACCCGCCAGATGGACGGCGCGCACCTGGACTTCGTCTCCCGGATCGCCAATCCGATCGGCGTCAAGTTGGGCCCGAGCACGACGCCCGAGTCAGCCGTGGAGCTGGTGGAGCGGCTGGATCCCCATGGAGTCCCCGGCCGGTTGACCCTGATCAGCCGGATGGGAAACCAGCGCGTGCGCGACACGCTGCCCCCGATCATCGAGAAGGTCCAGTCCACCGGCCACCTGGTGGTCTGGCAGTGCGACCCGATGCACGGCAACACCGAGGAGACCGCCGAAGGGGTCAAGACCCGGCACCTGGACCGGATCATCGACGAGGTCGACGGCTTCTTCGACGTGCACGAGCAGCTGGGGACCCATCCCGGCGGCCTGCACGTCGAGCTGACCGGCGATGACGTGACCGAATGCATAGGCGGCACCGCCGAGCTGACCGCCGCGGATCTGGGCCGGCGCTATGAGACGGCGTGTGACCCCCGGCTCAACATCGAGCAGTCGCTGGAGTTGGCCTTCCGGGTCGCCGAGCGGCTGGTCGCAGACCGGCGCAATCGCCAGCAGCGCCAGGGCGCCGAAGGAGGAACGGCGTGAACGCGCTGCCGGCCGTGGTGGATCTGCGCAGTGACACGGTCACCAAGCCGTCGGCGGGAATGCGGCGGGCGATGGCTGAGGCCGAGGTCGGAGACGACGTCTACGGCGATGACCCGACGGTCAACGCCCTGGAGGCCGAGGTGGCCCGCATGCTGGGCTACGAGGCCGGCCTGTTCACGGCGACCGGCTCGCTGGCCAATCAGCTGGCCCTGCGGTTGCTCGTCAAGCCGGGCGAAGAGCTGGTCTGTGACCGGATCGCGCACGTGGTCCGGGCCGAGATGGGGGCGGCGGCGGCCTTCTCCGGCATCACCACCCGCACCTGGGAGGCTGCCGCCGGCCGGCTGGACCCGGACACGGTGGCCGCGGTGATCACCCCGAACGCCGGCTGGCACCAGGTCTCGACCACTGCGATCGCGGTGGAGAACACCCATAACTTCGGCGGCGGCACGGTGCAGCCGATCGAGGCCGTCCGGGCGGTGCAGGAGCTCGGCCGGGCGCACGGCCTGGGTCTGCACCTCGACGGCGCCAGGCTCTGGAACGCCCACGTCGCCTCGGGCGTGCCGCTGCTGGAACTGGCGGCCGGCTTCGACACCGTGTCGGTCTGCCTGTCCAAGGGGCTCGGCGCCCCGGTGGGATCGGTGTTGGTCGCTTCGGCCGAACGGATCGCCGAGGCTCGCACCTGGCGCAAGCGTTACGGCGGCGGCATGCGGCAGGTCGGCATCCTGGCCGCCGGAGGCCTCTTCGCCCTGCGGCACAACATCGAACGGCTTGCTGAGGATCACGACCGGGCGGCCCGGTTGGCCGCGGCGCTGGGCCAGAAGCCGGAGCTGACCGAGACCAACATCGTGGTCCTGCGGGTGCCCGACGCCCCGGCGGTGGGACGGGCCGCGCTGGAGCAGGGGGTGGTGGTCTCGGTGATCGGGCCGAGCTTGCTGCGCCTGGTGACCCACCTTGACATCGACGACGACGGCCTCGACCGGGCGATCGAGGTGCTGGGCCCGCTGCTGGCAGGCTGATCCCGGGTTCTCATCCAGACGACTGGACGGGTTCATCGCCGCGCCGATGAGGCTGCGCGTCCTTCGGCGTTCACCCCGGTGGTAGGCGCAGGAGAACGGGGACGGCGGCTTCTATGAGCCCCGACCCGCGACAGAAGGGAAGCAGCACGATGGACTGGAAGCTTGAAGTGGTGGTGGTGCCGGTGTCAGACGTGGACCGCGCCAAGGAGTTCTACACCGAGAAGCTGGGCTTCAACCTCGATGTCGACCACCGGGCAGGTGAGAACTTCCGGGTCGTGCAGATGACCCCGCCCGGATCAGCCTGCTCGGTCACGATCGGCACCGGCCTCGGTGACGCGGCGCCGGGCTCGGTGCGCGGCCTGCAACTGGTCGTCTCTGACATCGAGGCCGCGCACGCGCAGCTGACGGCTCGGGGCGTCGAGGCCAGCGAGATCTCGCATTTCGACGAGGGCGGCCTCAAGCCGGGCTTGGACCCCGAGCGTCGGGAGTTCGGCTCGTTCGTCTTCTTCAGCGACCCCGACGGCAACACCTGGACGGTGCAGGAGGGCAAGCGGGCCGAGGCGTCGGCGTGACGGTTCCGGTCGCACCGGACCGGAGCAGACTGTAACGGTGCATCCGGTACGGGCGTCCAAGCTGCTCTCGCGCGTCTTGCGGCACGATCCCGCATCGGTAGGCATCACCCTCGATCCCGCCGGCTGGGTCGAGGTCGACACGCTGCTCACGGCATTGCGGGAGCACGGCTACCGGTTGTCGCGCGAGCAATTGCGGCAGTTGGTGGCCGCAAGCGACAAGCAGCGCTTCGCACTGGATCCGGCCACCGATCGGATCAGAGCCAACCAGGGTCATTCCGTCGCCGTGGATCTCGGCCTGCCGCCGGCGGTGCCCCCGGACCGGCTCTATCACGGCACGCCGTGCCGCAACGTCGAGTCGATCCTGGCTGAGGGGATCAACCGCGGTGGCAGGCACGACGTGCACCTCTCACCCGACGTCGAGACCGCCCGCCGGGTCGGCGCCCGCCGCGGCCGGTGCGCTGTGCTGGTGGTCGCCGCCGGCGCCATGCATCGCGACGGCCACCTGTTCAGCGTCTCGGACAACGGCGTGTGGCTCACCGGCCACGTCCCGGCGGGTTATCTGACCCTGCTGAGCTGAGCTGAGCCGAGCTGAGGCCGCTCGCCGGTTAAGGTCACCGGCATGACGACACCAGGCGCCATCTCATGGGTGGGACTGCTCACGCTGATGGTCGACGGGCCCGACCTTCCGGTGCGCGGGATGATCAGCAGCCGGGAAGGTGACGATGAGTCCCAGCACTACTTCGGATGGACGGCGTTCGCCGGCGATCCGGTGCCGGTGTTCGCCGGGTTCGCCGCGGCTGTGGACGTCGAGGCCGGCGTCGAACCGCCGGAGGAGCACATCCCCGAGGAGCCCGTGCTGACCCGAGTCTGGCGTTCGGGCCGACGAGTGCGGCTGGAGCATCCGGACGGCCGGCCCACCCTGATCGTCGGCGACGAGCTGTGCTGGCGGTTCCGCGGTGACGATCCGGTGCCGGTGGAGTCGCCCAGCCGCGTCGTGGTCTACCAGGGCAACGGCACCGGTTTGCTGCACCGGCGGGAGGCCGACGGGTTCACCGGCGAGGACTTCACCCGGCCGACCGGGCCGATCGGTGAGACCACCTTCCTGGGACGTCCGGCCTACACCGTCGAGCTGGCGCCGCCGGCCCACAAGCCGTACCCGATCCAGCTGGTCGTCGACGCCGAGACCGGCCTGGTGCTGCAGCAGCGCAACGACGGGTTCGGCGCGGTGGACGAGTGGACCGAGATCGTCGTCGGCGAGCAGGCCGATGACCGGTTGTTCTCCTGGGACGGGCCGGTCCGCCCGGAGGCCGACGAGCGTGCCGAACTGGAGCAGGAGTGGCAGGCCGAGCAGGCCGAGCGGGCCGAGTGGTTCCGCGCCAACGTCGCGCCGCTGCCGCTCCGGCTGGAGCTGGACCTGGGCGTGCACGTCCACGTCCACGAGTCCGACGGCTCGTTCGAGGCCAGCATCGGCGAGAGCCACCTAGGTTCGCTGGCTCGCCGGCCCAGTTCGGAGGACGACTGGCCCCTGGGCTGGTCCGAGGTTCAGCACCGGTGGTCCGCCGATGGCTGGGACTGGGCGCTCAGCATCCACGACGACCAGTTGACCGAAGCCGGCCTCCTGAGGCTCAAGCAGACCCTCGGCGGGGCATAAACCGCCGTTCTAGGTTATTTTCAGGCCAGGGATGTTTCAGGCCGGCTTACTCGCAGGCCATGATGATCTGCGGCCAGCGTGATCTGCGGGCCGGCACCGGAGAGCGAGGGGAGTGGCGCGATGTCGTTGACGGAGATTCACGACCCGGTGATGTTCGCGATCCCGGTTTTCCTGGTGTTCCTGGCCCTGGAGATCGTCGCCATCCACGTCCTGCACCACGACCAGTTCGACGTCGGCCGGAGCGCAGCGGGCGAGGTCGTGCGCGGCTATGACCCGGCCGACACCCGCACCAGCCTGACGATGGGCGTCGGCTACGCGGTGGTCAACATGTTCTGGCGGCTGGTGGCGCTGGTCGTCTACGCCGCCCTGTACGAGTGGACCCCGCTGCGGCTGAGCCCGCACTACTGGTGGACCTGGGTGCTGCTGTTCTTCGCCGACGACCTGGTCTACTACGGCTTCCACCGGGCCTCGCACCGAATCCGGTTCTTCTGGGCCGGCCACATCGTGCACCACTCCTCGACGCACTACAACTTCTCGACCGCGCTGCGGCAGAAGTGGACGCCGATGCTCCTGCTGCCGTTCTGGATGCCGCTGGCGCTGCTCGGCTTTGCGCCGTGGATGATCTTCACCGCGATGGCCTGGAGCCTGACCTATCAGTTCTTCCTGCACACCGAGAAGATCGGCAAGATGCCGGCCTGGTTCGAGGCGGTGTTCAACACCCCGTCGCACCACCGGGTGCACCACGGCAGCGACGCCGACTACCTCGACGTCAACTACGCCGGCATCCTGATCATCTGGGACCGGATGTTCGGCAGCTTCGTGCCCGAGACCCACCGCCCGACCTACGGCCTGACCAAGAACATCGACACCTACAACCCGATCAAGGTCGCGTTCGGCGAGTTCGTGAACATGGGCCGCGACGTCCGGCGCGCGCATGGGGTGAAGGCCAAGCTCGGCCACATGTTCGGCCCGCCCGGCTGGCAGCCTGCCGGCGCCCGGCTCGATCCGGCGCAGCCGAACCCCGAGCAGCTGAGCCCGGTCCGGCGGGCTTAGTCGGACTTGCCCTCGGAGTCGGTCGACACCACAGTGCCGGGGACGACCGGCTGGTCAGAGCCCTCGAAGTCGCTCGGGTCGATCTCCGGCTCGGCGTCGTCGAACTGGTAGTCCGACTGCGGTTTGCCGGGGTTGCCGTTCTTCGCGGCGTTCTCGTCGTCGACGCGCGGGTCGCCGTACACCTGGTCTTCGAGCGGGTTGGTCATGGTGCCTCCAGACGCAGGGCCGATCCTCGCGATCGGCAGCTGGCCGCTGGCTCGGGCCTGGTTCGACTCTAGCGCGGGTGGCTAACCGGCCTGGTAGGCCGCCGAGGTCCGGCCGAGCAGCGCGGGCAGGGTCAGCACGATCTGGGCCAGCTCGTCCAGCGACGCGCCCTGCAACGCCTGCGGCCCGTCCACCAGCGCCACCTCCGGGTGCGGGTGGACGTCGACCATCACGCCGTCGGCGCCGGCCGCGATGCCGGCCCGGGCCAGCGGCACCACCAGGTCTCGCCGGCCGGCTGCATGCGAGGGGTCGACGATGATCGGCAGGTGCGACAGCTGTTGCATCATCGGCACCGCGGAGACGTCGAGCAGGTTGCGGATGGTCGGCTCGAAGGATCGGATGCCCCGCTCGCAGAGCACGATGTCGAGGTTGCCGCGCTGGGCGACGTACTCGGCGGCCATCAGCCACTCCTCATAGGTGGCCGACAGCCCGCGCTTGATCATGATCGGCTTGCCCACGCTGCCCACCGCCTGCAACAGCCCGAAGTTCTGCATGTTGCGGGTGCCGATCTGCAGCATGTCGGCGTACTCGGCGACCAGGTCGACATCCTTGACGTCCAGCACTTCGGTCACGAACGGCAGGCCGGTCTCCTGCCGCACTTCGGCCAGGATCTTGAGCCCGGCGCCGGCCAGGCCCTGGAAGGCGTAGGGAGAGCTGCGCGGTTTGTAGGCGCCGCCGCGCAGCAGGCTGGCGCCGGCGCGCTTGGCCAGCAGAGCCGACTCCATCGCCTGCTCGGCCGACTCCACCGCGCAGGGCCCGGCGATCAGGGTGAAGGTGTCCGGCCCGATCGGCACCCCGCCGACCCGGACGGTGCTGCGTTTGGTGTGGTTCTCAGCCGCCACCAGCTTGTAGGGCGCGGTGATCCGCTTGGTGTCGACCACCCCGGGCAGGCCCATCGCGTCGATGGTCTCCAGCACCGCCTCGGCGCCGATCACCCCGATGATCGTGCGAGTGACCCCCCGGCTGACGAAGGCCTGGCCGCCGTGGACCTCGATATGGGCGACCACGGCCTCGATGTCGGCCTGCGTCGCGGCAGCAGTCATCACTATCACCATGCGTTCGAGGCTAATCGCAGCCAGCGGGAGCCGGCGCCCTCGCCACCTGCCGAGCTCGTCAGATCGCGGTCAGACCACCGTCAGCAGCACTTCGGCGCCGGGCCGCACCTGGGTTCCAGCGCCTGGGTCCATGCCCACCACGGTGCCGAGGAACCCGCCGAAGGCCCGCTTGACCCGCACTTTCAGGCCCAGCGCCTCAAGCCGGCCGCGGGCCTCGGCGATCGGCGTGCCGTTGCGGATCTGGGGGAGCGTGACCAGTCGCGGGCCCTGGGAGATGACCAGGTTGACGGTGCTGAACTTCGCCACCGAGGACTTGGCCGAGGGGTCCTGGCGGATCACCGAGCCGGCCGGGACAGTGTCGGAGTGCTCCTGCCCGAGAGCGAGCTTGAAGCCGGCCTTGGTGAGCGTCGCGCTGGCCTGGTCCTGGCTCTGGTCGCGGACGTCGGGCACTGGCACGATCGGCGGCCCGGTCGAGACGTAGACGGTGACCACCGAGTCCCGCTTGACCTTGCTGGTCGGCTGGGGCTCGGTCCGGATCACCTTGCCGGGGGCGAGCTTGCCAGTGCCGTCGGCGGCGTTGCGGCGGACCAGCCGCACCGGTATCTCGGCGAAGGACTGCTGGGCCTCGGCGTAGTCGCGGCCTGCGACCTGCGGGACGGTGAACCGCTCGGCGCCGGAAGAGATCACCAGTCGCACGCTGCGTCCACCCAGCAGGTGGGTGCCCGCGTCGGGGTGGGTGCCCAGCACAGCGCCCGCGGCGGCGGTCTCGGAGAACGCCTGGTCGACCGTCGGGTCGACGGTGAAGCCGGCGTCGCGCAGCTGTTGCACCGCCGTCGCCCGGCTGGCGCCCGCCACCGTGGGCACCTCGTGATACCGCCCGACCGCCAGGTACCACGCGCCGTAGCCGGTGAGCAGCCCCAGCAGCAGCACGATCGTGACCACGACGGCGGTCCGCCGCCGGTTGCGCCGGCGCCGGCTCGACGCGGGGCCGGCCCCGGGCGGCCGGTCGGCGCCTGCGGTGGCGCCGCCGGCACGCTGGGACCGGTCGAGCTGGTGCACGGTGGTGTGCTGCAGATCGGTGGCGCCAGGCCGGGCCGGGGTCGGAGCGGTGGCCGAGCTCGCGGTGGCCGCACCGCCTTCGGGCAGCCGAGTGATCCGCTGGGTGTCGGTGCTGACAGCGGCCGCGCCTGCGGTGTCCGGCCGGGGCGGCACGCCGAGCACCGGCAGGCCCAGGTCGATCCGGGCGTCGTGCAGTTCGGCGAGCAGGGCGCCTGCGTCCAGCGGTCGACCGCCCGGTTCGCGGTTGGCGGCCCGCAGCACGATCTCGTCCAGCTGCGGGGGGATGCCCGGCCGGCGGGTGGACGGCGCGGGCACGTCGGAGTTCACGTGCTGGTAGGCCACCGCCATCGCGCTGTCGCCGGTGTAGGGCGGCGCGCCGGTCAGCAGTTCGAACAGCACCACCCCGGCCGAGTAGACGTCGGAGCGGGCATCGGCTGACCCGCGCGAGATCTGCTCCGGCGGGCAGTAGGCGACGGTGCCCATCATCAACCCGGTTCGGGTGCTGCTGGGGTCGGCCTCGATCGCCCGGGCCAGGCCGAAGTCCGCGACCTTCACCGCGCCGTCGTCGGACAGCAGGATGTTCTCGGGCTTGACGTCGCGGTGCACCAGGCCGGCCCGGTGCGCCGCGGCCAGCGCGCCCAGCACCGGCTCCATGATCGACACCGCCAGCGCCGGCGGCAGCGCGCCACGTTCGCGCAGCAGGTCGCGCAAGGTCCGCCCGCGCACCAGCTCCATCACCAGGAAGACATGCCCGTCGTCAGAACCCTGGTCATAGACGGCGACGGCGTTGAGGTGCGACAGCCTGGCCGCCACGCGTGCCTCACGGGCGAACCGGTCGGCGAACGCCGGGTCGGTGGACAGGGCAGCCGACATCACCTTGACCGCCACCGGGCGGTCAAGGCGCTCGTCCAGTGCGCTGTACACGGTCGACATGCCGCCCCGGGCGAGCTGGTGGAGTATCCGGTAGCGACCTTCCAGCACCCGGCCGACGATCCGATCTCCAGCCGTCTGCACACCGCGATTCTAGGTGGCGGCCGATAGCGGCAGGGCATCGCCGCGCGGCGGGCGGCGCCCGCGATGGCGGCAGTAGGGTTGGGGGCATGCCAGCGCAGGGCCGATCGCGGCGACGCGACAGCGCCCGGGGCGGCGATTCCGATCCCGTCGCGCCGCCGTCCCGGCCGCGGATCGAGCTGATCGCCGACACCGACCATCCCGGCGGCGCCATGCTGGTGATGGACGACGTCCGGCAGTCCTACGTCGACATCGACGACCCCACCTATCTGGACTTCGAGTACATCCAGTACTTCGCCAGCGTGCTGGCGACCCTGCCGGACGGCCCGCTGGCGGTCACCCACATCGGCGGCGGCGCCCTGACCATGGCGCGCTACCTGCAGGCCTGCCGGCCCGGCTCGCCGCAGATCGTTCTGGAGCCCGACACCGAGCTGACCGA
It contains:
- a CDS encoding sterol desaturase family protein, yielding MSLTEIHDPVMFAIPVFLVFLALEIVAIHVLHHDQFDVGRSAAGEVVRGYDPADTRTSLTMGVGYAVVNMFWRLVALVVYAALYEWTPLRLSPHYWWTWVLLFFADDLVYYGFHRASHRIRFFWAGHIVHHSSTHYNFSTALRQKWTPMLLLPFWMPLALLGFAPWMIFTAMAWSLTYQFFLHTEKIGKMPAWFEAVFNTPSHHRVHHGSDADYLDVNYAGILIIWDRMFGSFVPETHRPTYGLTKNIDTYNPIKVAFGEFVNMGRDVRRAHGVKAKLGHMFGPPGWQPAGARLDPAQPNPEQLSPVRRA
- the aroF gene encoding 3-deoxy-7-phosphoheptulonate synthase, with the translated sequence MVIVMTAAATQADIEAVVAHIEVHGGQAFVSRGVTRTIIGVIGAEAVLETIDAMGLPGVVDTKRITAPYKLVAAENHTKRSTVRVGGVPIGPDTFTLIAGPCAVESAEQAMESALLAKRAGASLLRGGAYKPRSSPYAFQGLAGAGLKILAEVRQETGLPFVTEVLDVKDVDLVAEYADMLQIGTRNMQNFGLLQAVGSVGKPIMIKRGLSATYEEWLMAAEYVAQRGNLDIVLCERGIRSFEPTIRNLLDVSAVPMMQQLSHLPIIVDPSHAAGRRDLVVPLARAGIAAGADGVMVDVHPHPEVALVDGPQALQGASLDELAQIVLTLPALLGRTSAAYQAG
- the pknB gene encoding Stk1 family PASTA domain-containing Ser/Thr kinase, with translation MQTAGDRIVGRVLEGRYRILHQLARGGMSTVYSALDERLDRPVAVKVMSAALSTDPAFADRFAREARVAARLSHLNAVAVYDQGSDDGHVFLVMELVRGRTLRDLLRERGALPPALAVSIMEPVLGALAAAHRAGLVHRDVKPENILLSDDGAVKVADFGLARAIEADPSSTRTGLMMGTVAYCPPEQISRGSADARSDVYSAGVVLFELLTGAPPYTGDSAMAVAYQHVNSDVPAPSTRRPGIPPQLDEIVLRAANREPGGRPLDAGALLAELHDARIDLGLPVLGVPPRPDTAGAAAVSTDTQRITRLPEGGAATASSATAPTPARPGATDLQHTTVHQLDRSQRAGGATAGADRPPGAGPASSRRRRNRRRTAVVVTIVLLLGLLTGYGAWYLAVGRYHEVPTVAGASRATAVQQLRDAGFTVDPTVDQAFSETAAAGAVLGTHPDAGTHLLGGRSVRLVISSGAERFTVPQVAGRDYAEAQQSFAEIPVRLVRRNAADGTGKLAPGKVIRTEPQPTSKVKRDSVVTVYVSTGPPIVPVPDVRDQSQDQASATLTKAGFKLALGQEHSDTVPAGSVIRQDPSAKSSVAKFSTVNLVISQGPRLVTLPQIRNGTPIAEARGRLEALGLKVRVKRAFGGFLGTVVGMDPGAGTQVRPGAEVLLTVV